CAACGGGGTGACTTCCCACATGTCCGAAGCACGGATCGACACGAACGAGCAGCGCCCGGCGGGGGCGGACGAGGGCGCCGGAACGGCGGTTCCGGAAAGCACCGAGGGGGTGCGTCGGCGGAGAACACGTCGGCGCAGCCGCACGGTCGCCACCGTCGGCCCGCCGACGAGGAGTCCAGGGCGGCCTGAGAGCCGCCCGGCAGGCGCACGTCAGCACGACAGGAGGGCCCGGTCCGGCGAACAGCCGGCCGGGCCCTCCCGCGCGCCGCCCTCACCCGCTACCGCCGGCTACCCCCGCTACCCCTGCTACCGCCGCTACCGCCGCTTCAGGCCGAGGACCTCGGCGGCGGCGAACGTCTCGTTCGGTGGCCGTTCCGCGTAGTACGGGGTGAGCAGCCCGTCCAGCTCCGCGAAGGTGAAGGTCTCCTTCACCGCGTCGAACTGGGCCGCCACCCGCGGCCGTTCGACGACGGCGACCATCCCTCCGTGGACGACGAGCAGTTGCCCGTTGACCCCGGCCGCCGCCGGTGAGGCGAGATAGCCGACGAGCGGGGACACGTGCTCGGGCGCCAGCGGGTCGAGGGTGCCGTCCGCCGGTTCCTGGAAGCCCGCGAACACGTCCTCGGTCATCCGGGTCCGGGCGCGCGGGCAGATGGCGTTGGCGGTGACGCCGTACTTGGCGAGGGCGAGCGCGGTGGAGGTGGTGAGGCCGACGATGCCGCCCTTGGCCGCCGCGTAGTTGGGCTGGCCCGCCGAGCCCGCGAGGAACGCCTCCGACGAGGTGTTGACGATCCGCCCGTAGACCGGCCCGCCGGTCTCCTTGGAGCGGGCGCGCCAGTGGGCGGCGGCGAAGTGCGTGGTGTTGAAGTGGCCCTTGAGGTGGACGCGGACCACCGAGTCCCATTCCTCCTCGGTCATCGAGAAGATCATCCGGTCGCGCAGGATGCCCGCGTTGTTGACCAGGATGTCGAGCCTGCCGTAGGTGGTGGTGGCCAGGTCGACGAGTGCGCGGGCCTGTTCGTGGTCGGAGACGTCGCCGAGGTGGGCGACGGCCCGTCCGCCCGCCGCGCGGATCTCGGCGGCGACCTCCTCGGCGGGGGCGGCGGACGCCTCGCCGGAGCCGTCGCGGCCGGGCTGCCCGTAGTCGTTGACGACGACCGCCGCGCCGAGGCGGGCCAGTTCGAGGGCTTCGGCCCGGCCGAGGCCGCGGCCCGCGCCGGTGACGATCGCGGACAGTCCGTCCAGCGGAAGGGGGAGTGACATCGGATTCCTCAACGTCGGTGTTCGGGGTCCTGGTTCACAGCTCGACGCGGGTTCACAGCTCGATGCAGGTACGCAGCGACTCGCCCGTGCGCATCTGGTCCAGGGCGTCGTTGATCCCGTCCAGCCGGACCCGGTGGGTGATCATCGACTCCAGGTCGATGCGGCCCGCCCGCCAGAGCGCGATGGCCCGTTCGTAGGAGCGCAGGACGTCCCCGCCGCCGTACATGGAGGGCAGGATGCGCTTCTCGTCGAAGAACAGCTCGAACATGTTGACCTGGAAGTTGTCGTCCATGGCTCCGGCCCCGACGACGCACAGGGTGCCGCCGCGGCGGGTGTTCTCGTAGGCGGTGCGGGCGGTGGCGGACTTGCCGACGACCTCGAAGACGTAGTCGAAGCCCTCGCCGCCGGTGATCCGCTGCTTGGCGTCGGCCAGCCCGTCGGGGGCGACGGCCTCCGTCGCGCCGAAGCGCAGGGCGGCCTCGCGGCGGGAGGCGACCGGGTCGACGGCGATGATCTGCGCAGCACCCTGGACCCGCGCGCCCTGGATCGTGGAGATGCCGACGCCGCCGCAGCCGATCACCGCGACCGACGAACCGGCCTCCACCTTGGCCGTGTTGATGGCCGCGCCGAGTCCGGTGGTGACCCCGCAGCCGATCAGGGCGGCGATCTCGAACGGTACGTCGTCGGGGATCGGCACCGCGCAGCCCGCGCCGACGACGACCTCCTCGGTGAAGGTTCCGGTGCCCGCGAAGCCGAAGACGTCGCCGCCGGGGCGCTTGAAGTTCGGCGTGCCCGCGTTCATGAAACCGGCGAGGCACAGCTGGGTCTGACCGCGTTTGCAGGAAGGGCAGTCCCCGCAGGCGGGCAGCCAGCAGACGAGGACCCGGTCGCCGGCGCTCAGCCCGGTCACCCCGTCCCCGACGTCGACGACCTCGCCCGCGCCCTCGTGGCCGGGGATGAAGGGGGCGGGCTGCGGGAGGACGCCGCTCATCGCGGAGACGTCCGAGTGGCAGAGGCCGGTGGCGCGGATGCGGAGCTTGACCTTTCCCGGGCCGAAGCCCACCGCCTCGACGTCGTCGAGGACTTCGAGCTTCTCCTGGCCGATCTCGTGCAGTACGGCTGCGCGCATGGGTGCGGCTCCCCTCACATCGTCATCTACATCAGGGTTCTGCTGAGCTCAGGCGTGTCCGACGACAGGCGCCTGCTCGACGACAGGCGTGTCCGGCGTCAGGCGTGCTCGACGACCGTGTCGGCGAGGACCGGCGCGTCGTCCCGCTCGGCGGCGGCGACCGTCACCTGGACGCGGCCGTCCCCGGTCCACATCCGGACGCGGAGGGTCTCGCCGGGGAAGACCACGCCGGCGAAACGGGTGCGGTAGGCGGTGATCCGGGAGACGTCGCCGTCCAGCAGGGTGTCGGTGACCGCCTTCAGCGTCATGCCGTACGTGCACAGCCCGTGCAGGATCGGCCGGTCGAAACCGGCCAGCTTCGCGAAGGCCGGGTCGGCGTGGAGCGGATTCCAGTCCCCCGAGAGGCGGTAGAGCAGCGCCTGGTCCTCGCGGACGGCCCGCTCGACCGTGCGGTCGGGGGCCCGCTCGGGCGGGGCGAGCCGGTCGGAGGGGCCGCGTTCGCCGCCGAAGCCGCCCTCCCCCCGTACGAAGATCTGGGCGTCGTTGGTCCACAGCGGGCCGTCGCCGTCGCTCGCTTCGGTACGCAGCACGATGACGGCGGCCTTGCCCTTGTCGTACACCGCCGCGACCTTCGAGATCTGCACGGCGCTGCCGGTCACCGGGATCGGGCGGTGGACGGTGACGGACTGCCCGCCGTGCAGGACCGCGGCGAGGTCCACGTCGATCCCCTGCGCCCCCATGCCGCCGAAGGCGGCGGTGCCCGCGCCCGCGACGGTGGCGAAGCTCGGCAGGACCTGGAGCCGGGACTCCAGGGTGTAGCGCAGCTCGTCGGGGTCGGTGGCGGGGCTGCCCGCGCCGAGACCCAGGTGGTAGAGCTGGACGTCCTTGTGGTCCCAGCCGATCTCGGCTCGGCGGGGTTCGGCGGCGAGTGCCGCCCGGGCATCAATGGGCATGACGGAGCAGCTCCTTGATGGTCCTAGGTGGTGCCTGATGGTCCGTGCGGTCCCTGGTGGTCCTTGTGGCCCCTGGTCGTCCCTGGTGGTCCTGGTGGTCCCTGATGGCGGGAAGACCTCGGCACGGCCGTCCGCACCGCCGGCCGCACCGAGGTCGTGCGGTGACCGGCAGGACCCGCCCTTCTAGAACGCGTTCTAGCCGATGGCCCATGTATAACGCAGGCCGCGGAAGTTGGGAAGACTGCTGACGTGTCGTCAGATCATCGCAGTGGGCGCAGGACCGATGACGTGGCGCCCGGCGTCATCCCGCGGTCGGGGCCTCGACCGGGAGGTCCGCCGGAGGGCGGGGCCTGCGGTGGTTCGGCAGCCAGATCAGCATCACGACCACCCCGGCCAGCAGGACCCCGGTCGCCGTGCGGAAGGCCAGCGCGTATCCGGCGGTGACCTCGGCCGCGTCGCCGGAACCCGCGGTGCGCGCGGCGGCGACCGTGGAGAGCACTGAGAGGCCCAGCGCGCCGCCCATGGTGCGGGAGGTGTTGATCAGGCCGGAGACGAGCCCGGCGTCGCCCGGGTCAGCGCCGGAGGTGGCGAGCGTGGCGAGCGGCGTGGAGGCGAGACCGGCCCCGGCCATCATCAGGACGCCGGGCAGGCAGATGGCGGTGAGGTAGGAGCCCTCCACGCCCATCGTGGACTGCCAGCCGAAGCCCGCGGCCGTGATCAGGACCCCGGCGACGGCGAGGCTCTTCGCCCCGGTGCGCACCATGAGGCGGGGGGCGAGCTTGGAGCCGATGATCACGGCGACCGAGGTCGGCATCATCGCGAGGCCGGCCCGCAACGGCGTGTAGCCCAGGACGTTCTGGGCGTACACGGTCATGAAGTACCACATGGAGAAGGTGGCCGACCCCATGAGCAGCATCGACACGTTGGCCGAGGACACGGCCCGTACGGAGAACACGCGCAGCGGGATCAGCGGGACGGCGGTCCGCGCCTCGACCAGCACGAAGGCGGCCAGCAGCACGACTCCGGAGAGCAGCGGCACGAGGGTGGCGGCGGCCGCCCAGCCCTCGACCTCGGTCTGGACGATGCCGTACGCGACGGCGGCGAGGCCCGCGGTGACGAGGACCGCGCCCAGGAAGTCGATGCGGCGGCGGTCGCCCGCGCGGCCCTCGGTGATCCGCAGGGCGGCGGCGACCAGGACGACCGCGCCGATGGGCACGTTGATCAGGAGGACCCAGCGCCAGGAGAGGGCGTCGGTGAGGAACCCGCCGATGAGCCCGCCGGCCGCGCCGCCGCCCGCGCCGACCGCCATCCAGGTGCCGATGGCCTTCGTCCGGGCCGGCCCCTCGGGCACGGCCGCGGTGAGGATGGTGAGGGTGGCGGGAGCCAGCACGGCGGCCCCGAGGCCCTGTGCGGCGCGGGCGGCGAGGAGCTGCCAGCCCTCCTGGGCGAGGCCGCCCGCGAGGGAGGCGGCGGTGAAGACGCCGAGCCCGACGAGGAACATCAGCTTGCGCCCGTAGATGTCGGCGGCCCGCCCGCCCAGCAGCATGAACCCGGCGAACGCGATCGAGTAGGCGTTGACGACCCACTGGAGGCCCCCCGCGCTCAGCCCCAGGTCGGCCCGCATCGAGGGCAGGGCCACGTTGACGACGGAGACGTCGAGGACGACGAGGAACTGGCCGGTGCAGGCGGCGAGCACGACCGCCCAGGTGCTGGGCCGTATTCGGGAGGCGGTCGGCGGGGCGGAGACGGGCGCGGAGACGTCAGGCATGGAGGTCATGGTCCCAGGCGGTGAACGGGCCGTACATCAGATATCGGGAGCCACTCCCCCGACGCCGGCCGCCGGACACCGGCCGTCGGCGCGGCACATCCCCCATATCACCCCATACGCCCCGCATAGTGGTGCGCTATGAGTACGGAGAACCCTCACCTGCCCCCCGGCCGGTCTTCCTCCGGCCCCGCGGATCCCGGTGCGGCTCCCGGGACGGACTCCTCACCGGACCGGGTCGTGGTGACGATCGGGGCGCTGGGCGTCATCGGGGTCGTCCTGTGGGCGGCCCTCGGCAAGGACACCTTCGAGAGCACCTCGGACGCGGCCCTGCCCTGGGTGCTCGACAACTTCGCGTGGCTCTTCGTCATCGCCGCCGACGTCTTCCTGGTGCTGTGCCTCGTGATCGCCTTCAGCCGCTACGGCCGGATCCGGCTCAGCAGGGACGACTCCCCGCCGGAGTTCTCGGACTTCTCGTGGATCGCGATGATGTTCAGCGCGGGCATGGGCATCGGGCTGATCTTCTACGGCGTCGGGGAGCCCGTCGCGCACTACCTGAGCCCGCCGCCCTCCAGCGGGGCCGAGCCGCAGACGGCGGGCGCCGCGAGCGCCGCCATGGAGTACTCCTTCTTCCACTGGACCCTGACTCCGTGGGCGATCTACGGCATCGTGGGCCTGGCACTGGGCTACGCGAGCTTCCGCAAGGGGCGGGGCAACCGGTTGAGCGCCGTGTTCGTCCCCCTCATCGGCGAACGCAGGGCGGACGGCGTCTTCGGCAAGGTGCTGGACCTGCTCGCCGTCTTCGCCACGGTCTTCGGCACCGCGACGAGCCTGGGGCTCGGCGCTCTCCAGATCGCCATCGGGCTGGATCTGACGGCGGGCCTCGACCAGAGCACCGGCGTCGAGCTGGTGGTCATCGCCGTGCTCAGCGCGGCCTTCGTGGTCTCCGCCTTCACCGGCCTGCACGGCGGGGTGAAGTGGCTCAGCTCGATCAACCTCGTCGTGGCCGCGGCCCTCATGGTCTTCGTCTTCGTCGCGGGTCCGACCGTCTACCTCCTGGACGTGCTGCCGTCCTCGGTCGGAGGCTATCTGGACCAGCTCCTGCCCATGGCCTCGCGCACCGGCGCCTTCGGCGACCAGAGCTGGCTGGGCGCCTGGACGATCTTCTACTGGGCCTGGTGGCTGTCCTGGGCGCCCTTCGTCGGCACCTTCATCGCGCGGATCTCCAAGGGCCGCACGATCCGCGAGTTCCTGCTCGCCGTGCTGCTCGTGCCGAGCGGGGCGACCGCCCTGTGGTTCGTGGTGCTCGGCGGGACCGGCATCCGCCTCGCGGAGACGGGCGTCGTCGACATGGCCGAGAAGTCGGAGGAGGGGACGGAGGCGACGCTGTTCGCGATGCTCGACGCCCTGCCGGTCAGCACGGTGACCGCCTGGGTCGCGATGATCCTGATCATGATGTACTTCGTCACCAGCGCGGACTCCGCCTCCCTGGTCATGGGTTCGCTGACCAGCAGGGGCGCCCTGCACCCGAGGCGCTGGCTGGTCGTCACCTGGGGCCTCCTCATGGCGGCGGTCGCGGCGGCGCTGCTGGTGGCCGGCGGCCTGGAGTCCCTGCAGAGCGCGACGATCCTGGTGGCCCTGCCCTTCGTCGTGGTGATGCTCTTCCTGTGCTGGTCCCTGCTGCGGGAGCTGCGCAGCGACCCCGGCGCCGGGCCGGGACGCAGCGAGGGCCTGCACGGTGTGCGCGACGCGGTGCGCGTCATGGTCGGCGAGGAGCTGGGCAACCAGCCGGGGGCCCGCCACCGCCATCTGCGTCGCGCGGCCACGGCCCGTACGACGAACGCCGAGGACGACCGGGACGACCGGGACGACCGGGGCAGGCAGGGCCGCGAGGAGGACGGGCCCTCCGGGCGGGAGAGCTGACGATCGGTGCGGGGCCCGGGGGAAGTGGCCCCGGGAAGTGGCCCCGGGAAGTGGCCCCGGGCACGGGGCCCGGCCTCAGCCGCGCCGCAGCAGGGTGACCACCGCCGCCCCGCCGAGGCCGATGTTGTGGGCGAGGGCGGTCCGTGCGCCGGGGACCTGGCGGGCGCCGGCCTCGCCGCGCAGCTGCCAGGTCAGCTCGGCGGCCTGGGCGATGCCGGTGGCGCCCAGTGGGTGCCCCTTGGAGATGAGCCCGCCGGACGGGTTCACGACCCACCGCCCGCCGTAGGTGGTCGCCCCGGACTCGACGAGCTTGCCCGACTCCCCCTCGCCGCACAGGCCCAGCGCCTCGTAGGTGAGGAGTTCGTTGACGGAGAAGCAGTCGTGCAGCTCGATGACGTCGAGATCGTCCGGGCCGAGGCCGGAGGCGGTGTAGACCTGCTGGGCGGCGGCCCTGGACATCGGGGCCCCGACCGCGTCGATGCAGCTGCCGGAGGCGAAGGAGGCCCCGGTGTCGGTGGTCATGGCCTGGGCGGCGATCTCCACCGCCCGCTCCCCCAGACCGTGCCGCTCGACGAACCGCTCGGAGACGACGACGGCCGCCGCCGCCCCGTCGGAGGTGGGCGAGCACTGGAGTTTGGTGAGGGGGCGGTGGACGGTGCGGGCGGCGAGGACCTCCTCGACCGTGTACGGGTCCTGGAACTGGGCGTACGGGTTGTTCACGGAGTGCCGGTGGTTCTTGGCCCCGACCGCCGCGAGCTGCGCGGGCGTCGTCCCGTACCGCTCCATGTGCTCACGGGCCGCGTTGCCGAAGATCTGGGCGGTGGGCGGGGACATCTCGAAGCCGTGGGCGGCGGCCATGATCCCGTAGTGCCGGGCGACGGGCGAGGCCGCGAAGTCGCCGCCGGCGTCCGCTCCGCCGCCCAGCGAGCCGCGGGCCATCTTCTCGAAGCCGACGGCGAGGACGCAGTCGCTGCCGCCGCCCTCGACGAACTGCCGGGCCAGCATCAGGGCGGTGGAGCCGGTGGCGCAGTTGTTGTTGACGTTGTAGACGGGGACGCCGGTCAGGCCCAGTTCGTAGACGGCCCGCTGCCCGGCGGTGGAGGCCTGGAAGCAGTAGCCGACGGGGACCTGTTCGACCTGGTCGTAGCGGACGCCCGCGTCGTCCAGGGCGGCGGTGCCCGCCTCGCGGACCATGTCCCAGTACTGCCAGTCACGGGTCTCGGGCTTCTCGAACGTGGTCATGCCGACGCCGACGATGTAGGCCTTCATGGTCAGACTCCTCTTGTTGTCCGTGCGGTCAGTCCCGGGGGAGGCCGAGGATGCGTTCGGCGACGACGTTGAGCTGGATCTGGGTGGTGCCGCCCGCGATGGTCAGGCAGCGGGACATCAGGAAGCCGTGGAGGGCCCGCTCCCCCGCCGCCGGTTCGTCCACCGCGCCGTCCGGGCCGAGGAGTTCGAGGGTGAGTTCGGCGACCTTCTGCTGGTGGAGGGTCTGGACGAGCTTGCGGACCGAGGCCCCGGCGCCCGGTTCGCGGCCGGAGACCTGCTGGAGGGTGGTGCGCAGGTGGACGCAGGCCAGCGCGTGCGCCTCGGCGGCCAGCGCGCCGATCCGGGTGCGGGTCGCCCCGTCCAGCCCGGCCGAGCGGGCGATCAGGGCTTCGAGCCCGCTGTCGAAGGTCATCTGGTCGGCCATGTGGACGCGTTCGTTGCCCAGGGTGTTGCGGGCGACCCGCCAGCCGCCGCCGACCTCGCCGACGACGGCGTCGGCGGGCAGCAGGACGTCGTCGAAGTACACCTCGTTGAAGAGGGCCTCGCCGGTGATCTCCTTGAGCGGGCGGATGTCGATGCCCTCGGCGTTCCTCATGTCGACCAGGAAGTAGGTGAGCCCGCGGTGCTTGGGGGCGTCCGGGTCGGTGCGGGCCAGCAGGATGCCGTGGTCGGCGGTGCGGGCTGCGCTCGTCCAGACCTTCTGCCCGGTGATCCGCCACCCCTCGTCGGTCCGTACCGCCCGGGTGCGCAGCGCGGCGAGGTCGGAACCGGCCTCGGGCTCCGAGAAGAGCTGGCACCACTGGAGGTCGCCGCGCAGGGTGGCCGGCAGATAGCGCTCCCGCTGCTCCTCGGTTCCGTACGCGATGAGGGACGGCACCACCCAGGTGGCGATGGACAGATCGCTGAGGCGGATGCCCTGTTCCCTCGACTCCTGCTGGATCGCCAGTTGCCGTACGGGCCCCGCGTCCAGTCCGTACGGGGCGGGGAGGTGCGGGGCGGCGTAGCCGGTGGCGGCGAGGGCGCGGCGGGCCTCGGCCGGCGCCAGGCCCCGGGCGGCAATGAGGTGGGGGCGGGCGTCGGCGCGGTGGCCGGCGGCCTCGGCGGGCAGTTCCAGGGCGAGTTCGCGGCGGGCTCCGGCCTCGGCGAGGCGGACGGCGCGCAGCCGGTGCGCGTCGGCGGCGCCGAGGAGCTGGCGGGCGAGGACGGCCCGGCGCAGCTGGAGGTGGGCGTCGTGCTCCCAGGTGAAGCCGATGCCGCCGAGGATCTGGATGGCGTCCTTGGCGCAGGTGTACGCGGCCTCGGGCGCGGTGGCGGCGGCGAGCGCCGCGGTGAGCCCGAGCGCCCCGGGCCCCGCCCCGCCGCTCTCCTCGGCGGCGTGGGCGCCCTCCTCGGCGGCGCGGGCGGATTCGTCGGCGGCGCGGGCGGACTCGTCGGCGGCGCGGGCCGCGTCCCAGGTGAGGGCGCGGGCCTGTTCGAGGCGGACGAGCATGTCGGCGCAGAGGTGCTTGACGGCCTGGAACGCGCCGATGGGCCGCCCGAACTGCTCGCGTAAGGAGGCGTGTTCGACGGCGGTGTCCAGGCTCCGGGCGGCGCTCCCGCAGGCGTCGGCGGCGAGGAGGACGGCGGCCAGGTCGCGGACGAGCGCGGAGTCCAGGGGCAGCACCCGCTGTGCCGGTACGGGGACGGCGTCGGCGCGCACCTCGGCGGTGGGCCGGGTCGGGTCGACGCTGCGGTGCGGGCGCACGGCGATCCCCTCGGCCCCGGCGTCCACGAGGAACCAGCGCTCGCCGTC
The nucleotide sequence above comes from Streptomyces sp. NBC_01116. Encoded proteins:
- a CDS encoding 3-oxoacyl-ACP reductase produces the protein MSLPLPLDGLSAIVTGAGRGLGRAEALELARLGAAVVVNDYGQPGRDGSGEASAAPAEEVAAEIRAAGGRAVAHLGDVSDHEQARALVDLATTTYGRLDILVNNAGILRDRMIFSMTEEEWDSVVRVHLKGHFNTTHFAAAHWRARSKETGGPVYGRIVNTSSEAFLAGSAGQPNYAAAKGGIVGLTTSTALALAKYGVTANAICPRARTRMTEDVFAGFQEPADGTLDPLAPEHVSPLVGYLASPAAAGVNGQLLVVHGGMVAVVERPRVAAQFDAVKETFTFAELDGLLTPYYAERPPNETFAAAEVLGLKRR
- a CDS encoding Zn-dependent alcohol dehydrogenase translates to MRAAVLHEIGQEKLEVLDDVEAVGFGPGKVKLRIRATGLCHSDVSAMSGVLPQPAPFIPGHEGAGEVVDVGDGVTGLSAGDRVLVCWLPACGDCPSCKRGQTQLCLAGFMNAGTPNFKRPGGDVFGFAGTGTFTEEVVVGAGCAVPIPDDVPFEIAALIGCGVTTGLGAAINTAKVEAGSSVAVIGCGGVGISTIQGARVQGAAQIIAVDPVASRREAALRFGATEAVAPDGLADAKQRITGGEGFDYVFEVVGKSATARTAYENTRRGGTLCVVGAGAMDDNFQVNMFELFFDEKRILPSMYGGGDVLRSYERAIALWRAGRIDLESMITHRVRLDGINDALDQMRTGESLRTCIEL
- a CDS encoding MaoC/PaaZ C-terminal domain-containing protein — translated: MPIDARAALAAEPRRAEIGWDHKDVQLYHLGLGAGSPATDPDELRYTLESRLQVLPSFATVAGAGTAAFGGMGAQGIDVDLAAVLHGGQSVTVHRPIPVTGSAVQISKVAAVYDKGKAAVIVLRTEASDGDGPLWTNDAQIFVRGEGGFGGERGPSDRLAPPERAPDRTVERAVREDQALLYRLSGDWNPLHADPAFAKLAGFDRPILHGLCTYGMTLKAVTDTLLDGDVSRITAYRTRFAGVVFPGETLRVRMWTGDGRVQVTVAAAERDDAPVLADTVVEHA
- a CDS encoding MFS transporter, whose translation is MTSMPDVSAPVSAPPTASRIRPSTWAVVLAACTGQFLVVLDVSVVNVALPSMRADLGLSAGGLQWVVNAYSIAFAGFMLLGGRAADIYGRKLMFLVGLGVFTAASLAGGLAQEGWQLLAARAAQGLGAAVLAPATLTILTAAVPEGPARTKAIGTWMAVGAGGGAAGGLIGGFLTDALSWRWVLLINVPIGAVVLVAAALRITEGRAGDRRRIDFLGAVLVTAGLAAVAYGIVQTEVEGWAAAATLVPLLSGVVLLAAFVLVEARTAVPLIPLRVFSVRAVSSANVSMLLMGSATFSMWYFMTVYAQNVLGYTPLRAGLAMMPTSVAVIIGSKLAPRLMVRTGAKSLAVAGVLITAAGFGWQSTMGVEGSYLTAICLPGVLMMAGAGLASTPLATLATSGADPGDAGLVSGLINTSRTMGGALGLSVLSTVAAARTAGSGDAAEVTAGYALAFRTATGVLLAGVVVMLIWLPNHRRPRPPADLPVEAPTAG
- a CDS encoding BCCT family transporter; this encodes MSTENPHLPPGRSSSGPADPGAAPGTDSSPDRVVVTIGALGVIGVVLWAALGKDTFESTSDAALPWVLDNFAWLFVIAADVFLVLCLVIAFSRYGRIRLSRDDSPPEFSDFSWIAMMFSAGMGIGLIFYGVGEPVAHYLSPPPSSGAEPQTAGAASAAMEYSFFHWTLTPWAIYGIVGLALGYASFRKGRGNRLSAVFVPLIGERRADGVFGKVLDLLAVFATVFGTATSLGLGALQIAIGLDLTAGLDQSTGVELVVIAVLSAAFVVSAFTGLHGGVKWLSSINLVVAAALMVFVFVAGPTVYLLDVLPSSVGGYLDQLLPMASRTGAFGDQSWLGAWTIFYWAWWLSWAPFVGTFIARISKGRTIREFLLAVLLVPSGATALWFVVLGGTGIRLAETGVVDMAEKSEEGTEATLFAMLDALPVSTVTAWVAMILIMMYFVTSADSASLVMGSLTSRGALHPRRWLVVTWGLLMAAVAAALLVAGGLESLQSATILVALPFVVVMLFLCWSLLRELRSDPGAGPGRSEGLHGVRDAVRVMVGEELGNQPGARHRHLRRAATARTTNAEDDRDDRDDRGRQGREEDGPSGRES
- a CDS encoding lipid-transfer protein, translating into MKAYIVGVGMTTFEKPETRDWQYWDMVREAGTAALDDAGVRYDQVEQVPVGYCFQASTAGQRAVYELGLTGVPVYNVNNNCATGSTALMLARQFVEGGGSDCVLAVGFEKMARGSLGGGADAGGDFAASPVARHYGIMAAAHGFEMSPPTAQIFGNAAREHMERYGTTPAQLAAVGAKNHRHSVNNPYAQFQDPYTVEEVLAARTVHRPLTKLQCSPTSDGAAAAVVVSERFVERHGLGERAVEIAAQAMTTDTGASFASGSCIDAVGAPMSRAAAQQVYTASGLGPDDLDVIELHDCFSVNELLTYEALGLCGEGESGKLVESGATTYGGRWVVNPSGGLISKGHPLGATGIAQAAELTWQLRGEAGARQVPGARTALAHNIGLGGAAVVTLLRRG
- a CDS encoding acyl-CoA dehydrogenase encodes the protein MGIGTGTGTGTRTGTGIGITEEHRALAHSVRGWLGRAAPPGEVRRILDAGSPAAPGARPAHWEGLAAQGLTGIHLPEAYGGGGGGLLDLAVVLEEAAYASLPGPYLATALTSAVLRHAVAAGAGASVGPLRELAAGDRTAAVALAPGTLTATPAEGGHRLDGTAPPVLTAQAADLLLLPAATPDGERWFLVDAGAEGIAVRPHRSVDPTRPTAEVRADAVPVPAQRVLPLDSALVRDLAAVLLAADACGSAARSLDTAVEHASLREQFGRPIGAFQAVKHLCADMLVRLEQARALTWDAARAADESARAADESARAAEEGAHAAEESGGAGPGALGLTAALAAATAPEAAYTCAKDAIQILGGIGFTWEHDAHLQLRRAVLARQLLGAADAHRLRAVRLAEAGARRELALELPAEAAGHRADARPHLIAARGLAPAEARRALAATGYAAPHLPAPYGLDAGPVRQLAIQQESREQGIRLSDLSIATWVVPSLIAYGTEEQRERYLPATLRGDLQWCQLFSEPEAGSDLAALRTRAVRTDEGWRITGQKVWTSAARTADHGILLARTDPDAPKHRGLTYFLVDMRNAEGIDIRPLKEITGEALFNEVYFDDVLLPADAVVGEVGGGWRVARNTLGNERVHMADQMTFDSGLEALIARSAGLDGATRTRIGALAAEAHALACVHLRTTLQQVSGREPGAGASVRKLVQTLHQQKVAELTLELLGPDGAVDEPAAGERALHGFLMSRCLTIAGGTTQIQLNVVAERILGLPRD